TTGCCCATATCTTGAAAGTATCCTAACTTCCCTTTAAGGGTGTGGGTCTCGATGATTTAAGCCAATGATATGACTCGGTATTCTGCAGGAAAAAACTGTGACATGCGAGGCAGTGGGTCTTTAAAGGGCTGCTCTGCCCCAACTCACAAGCCCAATCTCGTAGGACTTGTTAGCGTATCACGTGCCAGATTCTTAATGAAGTGGACACACTAGGGCCTCGTGTGCGCATGCGCTTAGTGTAAAATGTAGTTGGAAATGAGGTGTCCGTCTTGGAGTAGTCGACTTTTAAAAAGCATCGGCAGCCCCTGATATGACGACTTCGCTGGTTCTGCATCCACGCTGGGCGGACACCTTGATGTACGTTTATGAAAAAAGCCCGAATGAAAACAACCAGAATAAAAGCCAAACAATGGAGGGACTGAGCGGTAATTGCCCTGCGACCCACTGCAGGGACCTGATGTCGCACCCCGCGCTGGGACGACATTCTGGCACCATAGCGACCCACCAGGGCTCCGTCTACTCGGATATTTCTTCTCCAGACACCGGCCGTCAGTGTCCCGCTCCCCAAACATCATCGAGTGCATCTTTGAGCTACGGTTATCCATTTGGAAACCCATATTACGGCTGTAGATTATCTCATTCGCACAACGTGAACTTGCAGCAGAAGCCCTGCTCGTACCATCCCGCAGAGAAATATGCCGAGCCTAGCACAGCGCTGCCCACGGAAGAACTGTCTACCAGGGCGAAAGAGTTTGCCTTCTACCCGAGTTTCGCCAGCTCATATCAGGCTGTTCCCGGATATCTCGATGTGTCGGTGGTGCCCAGTATCAGTGCCCATCCTGAACCGCGGCACGACGCCTTGATCCCCATGGAGGGCTACCAGCACTGGGCTCTCTCGAATGGCTGGGATGGGCAGGTGTACTGCTCCAAAGAGCAAACGCAGTCAACTCATCTTTGGAAATCACCTTTTCCAGGTATGGAaaaattatatttgatttatttaatgtgTCTTCATCAGACTGGAATTCATAAGTTAGTCCAGCGGCTCGTATGCTTTTAATACCGGTGTCATCACATTAAGATAGCTATTTAAATGTTGTCAGATATGTTTACTCTGCTAAGATGTTATTGCTTACTCTCTGAAATTTATTATGCTAAAGTGCCAATATCAACTCACCAAGAAGTCCAGGGAAACACTAAATGTGCTGAATAAACATACAACTGTCAATCCCCTTGTCAGTTTTTATATGTCCTTTATGGACTCTGCTATTATAGGCTGTGATATCCCTCTGTTTGACATTAAACAATTCTTCATGCATTTTCTTAGAAGTATGCGTAAAAATGACCGAATTGTAAGTTAAATGAGCTTTTCAGATGCATGATGTCCCCTCGAATAGTTAATAATTCAGGAACCGAGTATTTGCTTATGGCagtttgcacttttttttttttttaccctgtgAAGTCATATGATGATTATAGTTCAGTTTCAGTCACGTAGGATAGAAAGGAAGAACTGTGCATACCTTTGCCCCCTGTATGACAATATAGTGACTAAGCTAGCCTGCCGTGTTTGGACTGTGCCAATAAATCTCAGCGCCCTGCGATGTGTCCACAGTCTTTTGCATAATATCAGGAATCGCCTAACATTTGTATTGCATGCAGACCTCAGCATCACCCCACACAATTTGTTCACAACGACTGATAAGTTCACATCAATATAAATCAGGCTCACCTTTTGCTTTTACTTGCTATCATACatgtaaaatatctgatgaTAAACACAGGAGCCCGGTCAGTATGCTGTTTACAGAGTGTTTACTAGGCTGCTTCTTTCACCACAAGGTTTTATTATCTTTGTCAAATATGTGGGTATTTTAATTTCAGATAGGGATATTCCCAGACCTTGATTGAACTTCCCACACGACATTTACCCCCTTTACATTGAAAAGAGCAAGCCACGCAAGCACGGGCACGCAGTCAAACGCGCGCGGACACATGCACAAAATCACAAGCGCGCGCTGTCCTTGCCTGCCTGTGTCGCttcacacacataacatacacacatacacaccaactgacgcacacacagacacactattttgcgttaaaataaaaaaaatccagttacAACACACTCCACTCAATCATCCTCACTTAGATCAGAGTATTTATTATGCAGGGGTAACAAATATGGCGCGAGGATAATATTGTTTTGGCCTAAATTAAGAGCTGTAGTAACCGTATATGCACTCTAAGTGTGGAGAAATATGTacaaccacagactgtaaaatgaCACGGGGTAAAGGATCTTCATGTCTCACAGCTTGCCACTATTTCTCAAGGTATTGCCATTCTTGTCCTGTCATGTTTCTCATTGGCTGTCTGACACTCAGCTCCAGTCTTGGACAGGGTGTGATCCCAAAACTTTACTTACCTGAACAAGGTAACCACTACCATAAGGTTTTGGTGCTTTGTAAATAGATTTAGAGAGAACATATAGAGAAAATTAGGTCTAAATTTTTAGAGAAATCCAGGGAACTGTTGATAAATTATAAACTACGAACTTTTACTCAAATGGCGTGCTTCACATGTAACTTGAGAATTATTCAAAACTTAGTTTTCAGTTGTCAGTTTAGTTTCCAGATTCAGATTTCTATTTTCTAACTAGGCGTATTACCGCCGTTGTAGTTGATTATTAGCAGTTTCATAAAAATCTACATGAGAAATGTATCTATAATACCAGTTGTGTAGTCTAGTCAACTAACAGATTAAGTAGGCCTATTGACATGCAGccgaaggaaaaaaaataaatgatcactGGCGATTAGAAACGATGCACAATTGCAGTGTCTGTAACTTGATAGTGATCTAAAGTAACAAACGATGCTCTTTCACTGTGTAGCACTCTGCAGGctgatattttacattagtGAACTTGCGTAGACGATTTTATAATTGCGTTCTTTATGTCAGGTGCAGTACACCTGAGATCCTGACTGCAGCAAAATTTCTGTAGTGTACCCCCCACCCTTCCCCCACctaacacacaccacacacacacacacacacacataaccacacacacacacacacacacacacacacacacccacacccacacacacacacactcacgggGCACAGCGGGGGTTGCACCTTGagaattaaattattttcaaacTACTTTCTTATTTTATGTCTGGTGAAATCAGtatttaaacacaaacattgcAACATTGCCCAGTTTGCTTCAGCAATAGGCTAGTCTTGTCATCTGCAGTGCTGCTGATTTTGTGAAACATTGCGGTGTTTTTTTACGCATGGTCTAATATTTTCCTGgcatttttctccttttctcacAGATGTTGTGCCACTGCAGCCTGAGGTCAGCAGTTACCGTCGTGGGCGTAAAAAGCGTGTCCCTTACACTAAGATCCAGCTGAAGGAGCTGGAGAAAGAATATGCAGCCAGCAAGTTCATCAccaaagacaagagaagacGCATCTCGGCCGCCACCAACCTCTCAGAGCGTCAAGTCACCATCTGGTTCCAAAACCGGCGAGTCAAGGAGAAGAAATTTGTCAGTAAATCCAAGAACAATCACATGCACACCACTTGATTAAGATGAGCGACCTCCTTGAAACTGCAACTCATACCTTCCAAAACATCATGCCATATATTTACCTCTTGCATCGAGAATCGTTGCTGAAGAACATTTTGGctgagtgttgtttttttttttttcctttttttttttcaatgttaaaCTTCCATCACCATCTCCATCGACCATGCCATCAGCCCCCTGTTTTCAATTTAGAGACAATGCtctaaaaactgtgaaaatattgaaaattcacttcacatttgttttatatgaatgtacatatataaatatataatatttaaaacgATATCTGTATTTCAAAGACAAGTATTgcgtgttttctttttctttttcttttttttttccaagccaAATCTCAAAAGGACTGATGACATTTGACAATGGGCAGATGAAAACAGAGGAGACGGTTCGTAAGATGATGTCATTTTAGGAAAATAACCGCCATATGGACGGGAATTGTTGTGGCATAATGACATGTTGAACTTGAGAGACTTAAACATCTTCAACAAACAACTCACAGAGAGGACTCTCGGgagaaagattttctttttttaaaaaaaaatattccttCTGAATTTCAAAAGCTATGTTCCTCTCTGCGGGGTATGTTCTCTTAAGCCTGGGTAAAACAAAGGCTGCTATGTTGTTAATCTGTATAGTGCAATGCctttattatttaattcataTTATCTAGTATGGCGGAACTGTAAGCTGGAATATCCCAAGACCTGTATGTTTTCCTTTATCAGTGAAGGATTCTGTCATGCAACTGGAATGATTGTAAACCAGTGAGTAttacacataaatgcacaatcgttttattttgttctttgttaGTGTAGCAT
This window of the Thunnus albacares chromosome 5, fThuAlb1.1, whole genome shotgun sequence genome carries:
- the hoxc13a gene encoding homeobox protein Hox-C13a produces the protein MTTSLVLHPRWADTLMYVYEKSPNENNQNKSQTMEGLSGNCPATHCRDLMSHPALGRHSGTIATHQGSVYSDISSPDTGRQCPAPQTSSSASLSYGYPFGNPYYGCRLSHSHNVNLQQKPCSYHPAEKYAEPSTALPTEELSTRAKEFAFYPSFASSYQAVPGYLDVSVVPSISAHPEPRHDALIPMEGYQHWALSNGWDGQVYCSKEQTQSTHLWKSPFPDVVPLQPEVSSYRRGRKKRVPYTKIQLKELEKEYAASKFITKDKRRRISAATNLSERQVTIWFQNRRVKEKKFVSKSKNNHMHTT